Sequence from the Hamadaea flava genome:
TGCCAAGGGGCGAGCCGGTCTCCAGGAAGGAACGTGGATGCGACAACGCGTGTTCGGCGTACCCGTGCGTGCAATGCGCAGTCCCGGAATGAGGCGACCTCGACGGAGAGGTCGCCTTCCGGTGTTCGGATCAGTCCGTGGATCGTTGGCCGTCATCGTCTCGACCGCGGTCGCGATGTCGATGCTGGGCAGCGCGCCGGTGTTCGCTGCCAAGCCGAAGCAGGCCACCGCCGAGACTGCCGACACGGCCGTCCCAGTGTCGGTGGCAAAAAGCAAGCAGCCGTCCGCGTCGCAGACCGATGGTCCTGGCGTACGCGCCATGGACCGCAAATCGCCGCCCGCCGGTGGTGCGAACGTGGTGGCCGTCGACGGCCGTGCCGCGACGGTCGGGGGGCTCGCGATCGCGGTCTCGCCCGCCTCCAGCGACCCCGAGGACCGGCGAGCCACCGCTGCTGCGGCCGGTGCGCCGTCTTCCGTCCGCGTACACGTGGCTGATCAGCAGCTGAGCGCGAAGCTGCACCTGCGCGGCGTCGCGCTGAGTCTGTCCCGGGCCGATTCCGCCACGGATTCCGGCCGAGTCCGCGTTCGGGTCGATTATTCGCAGTTCGCCAACCTGTATGGCGCGGACTACGGACAACGGCTGCGGCTGGTGCAGCTTCCGTCGTGCGCACTGACCACGCCGGACCTGGCCGAATGCCAGACTCGTACGCCGCTGGCGTCGACGAACGCAGCCGGAGCGGTGTCGGCCGAAGTCACGGTCAGCGGCGACTCGTCCGCCGCCTCCGGCTCGGTGGTGGCCCTGGCCTCCTCCACCTCGTCGGACGGAGCCACGTTCTCGGCGACGACGCTTTCGCCGGCGTACTCGTGGACGGCGGGAACCCCCGGTGGCGGCTTCTCCTGGAACTATCCGCTGAAGGTTCCGGCCGGGCTGGGCGGCCCGACGCCCGACCTCTCGCTGTCGTACGACTCCGGTTCGGTCGACGCACAGACGCTGGCGCAGAACGGGCAGGCGTCCTGGGTTGGCGAAGGGTGGGACCTGCCGGTCAACTTCATCGAGCGCTCCTATCGGTCCTGTGCGCTGGACGGGGTCCTCACCGCCGACCTCTGCTGGTTCTCGTCCTACAACGCCACCCTGGTCTTCCAAGGTCGTTCGTCGATTCTGGTCCGGGACAGCGCCACCGGCGTGTGGCACGCGTCCGACGACTCCGGGCTGAAGGTCGAGAAGCTCGCCGACACCTCGCTGGGCAACGGCGACAACGACGGCGAGTACTGGAAGGTCACCACCCTCGACGGGACGCAGTACTTCTTCGGAAAGCACAAGCGGTACAGCGGCGACACGGCCGTGACCAATTCGGTGCAGACCGAGCCGGTCTTCGGCAACAACTCCGGCGAGCCGTGCTACAACTCGTCCGGGTACGCCGCGTCGTCGTGCCAGCAGGCGTACCGGTGGAACCTGGACTATGTCGTCGACCCGCGCGGCAACTCGATGACCTACTTCTACGCGAAGAAGACCGGGTACGTCGGGACGAACAACAACACGAAGGTGCAGCCGTATGTGATCAACGGGACGCTGGATCACATCGACTACGGCACCCGGGCGGGTTCGGAGGCGTCGGGCAACGCGCCCGCGCAGGTGTGGTTCACCCGCGCGGAGCGTTGCGTCAACACGTGCGCGCAGAACACCTCCGACTATCCCGACACCCCGTGGGACCTGTACTGCTCGTCGTCGACGTCGTGCCCGGACGTGCTGAACCCGGCGTTCTGGACGCAGTACCGGCTGTCGGACGTGCACACCCAGGTGTGGGATGCCGGCCGCAGTGCGTACCGCCGAGTCGATCAGTGGAACCTGACCCACACCTGGCCGACCTCCGGCGACAACATCACCCCGGCGGGCGCCGACACGTCGCCCAATCTCTGGCTTCAGAGCCTGACCCACGTCGGGTACGCCGCCGACGGGACCACGACGATGGCTGAGCCGGCGATCACATTCGGCGGTACGGCGATGTTCAACCGGGTCGACTGGGGCAACGACATCGGCGTCGCGCCGTACACCCATTACCGGATCACGTCGGTCCTCAACGGCACCGGCGGGCAGACCGTCGTCGCGTACGCCCCGACGCAGTGCGTACGGGCGACGAAGCCGCTGTCGGACTCCAACCCGTTGCGCTGCTTCCCGCAGTACTTCAAGCCGCAGATCGCGGATGCCGGCTGGGGCTGGTTCCACAAGTACATCGTCAACTCCGTGACCGAGAAGGACCTGGTCGGCGGCTCGCCGGACATGGTGACGTCGTACGCCTATTCGACCAGCGGCACGACCGACGCCGCCCTGTGGCACCACGACTACGGCGAGACCGCCGACATGAGCTTCACGTCGTGGGCGCTGTGGCGTGGGTACGCGTCGGTCACCGTCACGCGCGGCAGCGGCCCGCAGACTGTGACCCGGTCGACCTACTACCGGGGCATGGACAACGACGCCAAGCACAAGACAACCGCGATCGCGTGGGGTGCCCGCCGATCCGCCGTCACCGCCTCGCTCGACGTGCCGAACACCGTCGGCGGCCTTACGGGCGCCGGTACGAAATGCCTGGACCTGGCCAACGGCGGTACCGCCAACGGCACCAACGTTCAGTTGGGGGACTGCACCGGCGCGGCCAGCCAGGTATGGGACCTGATCGCCGACGGCAACGGCGCTCACTATCTGAAGAACCCGGCCTCCGGTCGCTGCCTGGATCTGAATCAGAATGGAACCGCCAACGGGACCAACGTTCAGCTATGGGACTGCACCAACGGCACCAACCAACTGTGGGAGCACCAGGCTGACGGCTCGTGGAAGAATCCGGTCTCTGGGCGCTGCCTCGACATCGACAACGCGCGTACGGCCAACGGCACGAACGTCCGGCTCTTCGACTGTTCCGGCGGCTGGAACCAGATGTGGCAGCCCCAGGCCAACGGGTCGATGGCCAGCGTGCAAGCGACCCGGTGCGTGGACCTGGCCGGATACGGCACGACGAACGGTGTCCGCGTGCAAACGTGGGACTGCACAGGTGTCGACAACCAGCTGTGGCAGTTGCAGGCGGACGGGACCATCAAGAACCCGTACTCCGGTCGTTGCATCGACGTCAAAGACTCCGCTACCGCGGCCGGCAGCCCGGTCCAATTGTGGGACTGCACCGCGGCCGCCAACCAGATCTGGACGCTGCAGGCGAACGGGACTCTGAAGAATCCGGCTTCCGGACGCTGCCTCGACATCGGCGTCAATCCAGTGCTGACCGCCCCTCTGATCATCGCCGACTGCACCGGGGCCATCGGCCAAACCTGGATCAGCTGGCTCCGGGACGCCGACGGCACCCAGGGTTTCCTCCGTGAAACGGCCCGGCTCGACGGCAGCCAGGTAACCACGTCGACAATCCATACCGCGACGGTCCGGCAGACCGCGCAGCGAGCGTCGGCGGCCACCGGCGGCCAGGACGTCACCGCGTACATGGTCAGCGACGCCGAGGAGCAGACCCGCACCTGGCTGGCGGCCAGTTCGAAGTGGCGGTGGACCGACACTCAGACCACTTACGACGCCTACGGCCTGGCGACCGGGGTCAAGGAATGGGGCGACCCCGCCACAGCGGCGGACGACAAGTGCACGGACACCACCTATGTCGCGCGCGACACCGCCAAGTATTTGATCGACTATGTCGCGATGTCCGTCGTGCACGACTGCGCGGTCCCGCGCGACCGGCGCTACCTGAGTGGGAAGGAATACTGGTACGACAACCAGACAATCTTTGGCGACGTGCCCACCCGGGGCCTGGCCACCACGACCAAGGCATTGACCTACGTGGCCCCGATCAGGTCCTCGGAGACCTGGGAGCAGCAGAGCCGCACCGAGTACGACGCGTACGGTCGCCCAACTGCAAGCTACGACGCACTGGATCGCAAGACGACCACGGCGTACACGCCCGCCACGGGTGGGCCGATCACCGCGGTGGCCGTGACGAACCCCAAGGGCGTCGGGTGGACGACCACCACGACCGTCGAGCCCGGGCACGGCACTGCGCTGACCGTGACCGATGTCAACGGAAAGGTCACCACCGGCGCCTATGACCCGCTCGGCCGCCTGGTGAGGACCTGGCAGCCCGGGCACGCCACGTCCGGCACGCCCGACAACGCTTACCAGTACGTGCTCAGCGGTTCCGCCTCGTCCTACGTGTTGGCGAAGACCCTTGGCCCGGGTGGGCAGCAGATCGTGTCGTACCAGATCCTCGACGGCAACTTGCGCGCTCGCCAGAGCCAGACCCCGACTGCCGACGGCGGCCGGACGATCAGCGACACCACCTACGACAATCGTGGCCTGACGGCCAAGACGTCGACCTTCTATAGCACCGGCGCGCCGGCAGCCACCCTTGCCACGTTCGCCGACACTGCCGTCGGGAACCAGCACCGGTACACATACGACGCGCTCGAACGTCAGCTAACCGACCAGTTGTGGTCCACGAACGTTCTCAAGTGGACAGTCGCCAGCGCCTCCTTCGACGGCGACCGCACCACGGTCGACAACGTCGCCGGGGGCACCGACACCACCAAGATCGTGGACGCCCTCGGGCGCACCGTCGAACTCTGGCAGTACCAGGGTTCCAGCCCGACCGGTGCCCACGACACCACCCGCTACCAGTACGACCAGCTCGCACGTCTGGTCAAGACGATCGGCCCGGACAACGCCCAGTGGACCTACACCTACGACATGCTCGACCGGCGAAAGCAGACGGTTGACCCGGACACCAGCACCTCGATCATCGGGTATGACGCGGCCGGTCAGGTCACCTCGACCACCGACAACCGCGGCCAGGTCCTCGTCTACACCTATGACGAGCTGGGCCGCAAAACCGCCGAGTACGCCGGCAGCCAGTCCGATGCCAACCAGCGGGCCCAGTGGCAGTACGACACGCTGGCCAAGGGGCAGCTCTATTCCTCGAAACGGCTGCCGAGCGGAGTCGGGGGGGCCACCTACACCACCACGACCTACGCGGTGGACGACAACTATCGTCCATTGACGGTCAGCCAGTTCTTCTCCGCAGCCGAAGGCTCCGCAGTCGGGGGGAAGACCTTCACGGTCAACTACACCTACAAGCCGAACGGGAGTCTCGCGACCAGCACCACCGCCAACGTGGCCGGGGCCGCAATCGGCGGGCTGCCCGTAGAGACCCTCACCTACGGCTACAACTCCGTCGGCCAGCCCGTCACCCTGACCGGCGCGCAGACCTACATCGCCGACACCGCCTACACCTACGACGGCCAGATCGGCCAGCAGATCCTGGGCGTACCAGGCAAGCAGGTCCGGCAGACCTACTCCTACGACGCGGCCACCCGGTTCATGACCGCCGCTCAGGTAGACACGGAAAGCCAGAGCACGCCGGGAACCTGGACCGACAAACTCACCGACGAGTACGGCTACGACAGTGCCGGAAACGTCCAATGGACGGCAACCAAGAACGCCGGTACCCGCGACGGAGCCGAGTGCTTCGACTACGACTACCTCCGCCGGCTCACCGACGCATGGACCGAATCCGCCGTCACCTGCAACAGTTCCGCCAAGCAGAAGACCGGAGCGGCACCGGCGTACCGGATGTCCTGGACCTTCGACGCTGCCGGCAACCGCAAGACCGAAACCAACTACAACACCGACGGGAGCATCGGATACCAGTCGACGTACGCCTACGGCGGCACGGGGAAACCACTCCACTCGCTCGCCTCGGTGACGACCACCGGCTCCGGAGCCGGCACCACCACGTACGACTACGACGCCTCAGGCAACACCACGAGCCGGCCCGGAGCGGGCGGCGCCCAGCAAGCCCTGACGTG
This genomic interval carries:
- a CDS encoding ricin-type beta-trefoil lectin domain protein produces the protein MAVIVSTAVAMSMLGSAPVFAAKPKQATAETADTAVPVSVAKSKQPSASQTDGPGVRAMDRKSPPAGGANVVAVDGRAATVGGLAIAVSPASSDPEDRRATAAAAGAPSSVRVHVADQQLSAKLHLRGVALSLSRADSATDSGRVRVRVDYSQFANLYGADYGQRLRLVQLPSCALTTPDLAECQTRTPLASTNAAGAVSAEVTVSGDSSAASGSVVALASSTSSDGATFSATTLSPAYSWTAGTPGGGFSWNYPLKVPAGLGGPTPDLSLSYDSGSVDAQTLAQNGQASWVGEGWDLPVNFIERSYRSCALDGVLTADLCWFSSYNATLVFQGRSSILVRDSATGVWHASDDSGLKVEKLADTSLGNGDNDGEYWKVTTLDGTQYFFGKHKRYSGDTAVTNSVQTEPVFGNNSGEPCYNSSGYAASSCQQAYRWNLDYVVDPRGNSMTYFYAKKTGYVGTNNNTKVQPYVINGTLDHIDYGTRAGSEASGNAPAQVWFTRAERCVNTCAQNTSDYPDTPWDLYCSSSTSCPDVLNPAFWTQYRLSDVHTQVWDAGRSAYRRVDQWNLTHTWPTSGDNITPAGADTSPNLWLQSLTHVGYAADGTTTMAEPAITFGGTAMFNRVDWGNDIGVAPYTHYRITSVLNGTGGQTVVAYAPTQCVRATKPLSDSNPLRCFPQYFKPQIADAGWGWFHKYIVNSVTEKDLVGGSPDMVTSYAYSTSGTTDAALWHHDYGETADMSFTSWALWRGYASVTVTRGSGPQTVTRSTYYRGMDNDAKHKTTAIAWGARRSAVTASLDVPNTVGGLTGAGTKCLDLANGGTANGTNVQLGDCTGAASQVWDLIADGNGAHYLKNPASGRCLDLNQNGTANGTNVQLWDCTNGTNQLWEHQADGSWKNPVSGRCLDIDNARTANGTNVRLFDCSGGWNQMWQPQANGSMASVQATRCVDLAGYGTTNGVRVQTWDCTGVDNQLWQLQADGTIKNPYSGRCIDVKDSATAAGSPVQLWDCTAAANQIWTLQANGTLKNPASGRCLDIGVNPVLTAPLIIADCTGAIGQTWISWLRDADGTQGFLRETARLDGSQVTTSTIHTATVRQTAQRASAATGGQDVTAYMVSDAEEQTRTWLAASSKWRWTDTQTTYDAYGLATGVKEWGDPATAADDKCTDTTYVARDTAKYLIDYVAMSVVHDCAVPRDRRYLSGKEYWYDNQTIFGDVPTRGLATTTKALTYVAPIRSSETWEQQSRTEYDAYGRPTASYDALDRKTTTAYTPATGGPITAVAVTNPKGVGWTTTTTVEPGHGTALTVTDVNGKVTTGAYDPLGRLVRTWQPGHATSGTPDNAYQYVLSGSASSYVLAKTLGPGGQQIVSYQILDGNLRARQSQTPTADGGRTISDTTYDNRGLTAKTSTFYSTGAPAATLATFADTAVGNQHRYTYDALERQLTDQLWSTNVLKWTVASASFDGDRTTVDNVAGGTDTTKIVDALGRTVELWQYQGSSPTGAHDTTRYQYDQLARLVKTIGPDNAQWTYTYDMLDRRKQTVDPDTSTSIIGYDAAGQVTSTTDNRGQVLVYTYDELGRKTAEYAGSQSDANQRAQWQYDTLAKGQLYSSKRLPSGVGGATYTTTTYAVDDNYRPLTVSQFFSAAEGSAVGGKTFTVNYTYKPNGSLATSTTANVAGAAIGGLPVETLTYGYNSVGQPVTLTGAQTYIADTAYTYDGQIGQQILGVPGKQVRQTYSYDAATRFMTAAQVDTESQSTPGTWTDKLTDEYGYDSAGNVQWTATKNAGTRDGAECFDYDYLRRLTDAWTESAVTCNSSAKQKTGAAPAYRMSWTFDAAGNRKTETNYNTDGSIGYQSTYAYGGTGKPLHSLASVTTTGSGAGTTTYDYDASGNTTSRPGAGGAQQALTWDEEGKLSKVTDSTDTVMVYDADGERIVRRDPGGYRTLFLLDGTELRVNADGAIAATRYYGTVGVRTANVDASGNLTSGDTLTWTFSDHHGTGNIAVDSSTLTCQRRRSLPYGAARGSQPAGFGSKGFVGGTNDATGLVDIGARQYDPTIGRFISVDPVFTADDPQSWNGYAYANDAPVTSSDPTGETAKDPGDGGSCDKKCQDDRDDYYDTCGPHDEKCKDDGGYQQKKEKERQKEKQRKEDEQRGKEDREKPKPRECGFICELMVESATTIGEYACKAAVGAGGLIGVAACGLAVGAVSGIVEYLYQHYNRDFDWVDFGMTVLWKAVAGALVATGAGFLAKYAIDIGLMFESVSAKLASVVGRVAGAKAGDLALSALKTIGDGLYFVLRTVRNKD